Proteins encoded by one window of Chondromyces crocatus:
- a CDS encoding DUF2169 family type VI secretion system accessory protein — protein MIGVGDSWPVRIGEVGDVATTFATVVWRVHGADEIRVSVIVKATLTIVPEGEMVPREADGLVVQEAHHHADSHCSLRAGSDLAPYLGQAELLVTGHAYAASGTHTSVAGARVVVHREGQVLLSKTISVYGDRTLDRGGHPTEPSFYQRIPLIYERAAWHPEVNPIGVDPRQGVPNLVHATDPSIPACFGPLARHWPVRRRLLGNLDPRQLDGTRLEFPQGFMWEYYQVAPPDQRLDFLHGTEGILLGGMHPTLPMVRSRLPGVRAVACVYPDRDRDGERLPLWADTMLIDTDRQTCSLVWRGNFAVTDEAALRTARVRVGVELPDRPVTFPGELGIPRSYTSFPEPHVAPEAEGGPSEQEQAEYQVADGVGAQDGHQDQRQAEYQLDEYPAQGHLQEQGEELEAVELAEVEPEQDIEELNADALEAVDDEAVDDEAVELLEEATIEPAEEAPVEPQGTLGDTAFTQDPEARGDEESDEDVVATQGVGFRAPPHLAPVAPQFPYSVHGDTPLPPVLPPPVIELPAGATFPEPAPDAGEDDEDAIVTPRGNNPAPAR, from the coding sequence ATGATTGGCGTCGGCGACTCCTGGCCGGTGCGCATCGGCGAGGTGGGGGACGTTGCCACCACGTTTGCGACGGTGGTCTGGCGCGTGCACGGTGCGGACGAGATCCGCGTTTCTGTCATCGTCAAGGCGACCCTGACGATCGTTCCCGAAGGGGAGATGGTCCCTCGCGAGGCTGATGGCCTCGTCGTGCAGGAGGCGCACCATCATGCCGACTCCCACTGCAGCTTGCGCGCCGGGAGCGACCTGGCCCCGTACCTGGGGCAGGCCGAGCTGCTGGTGACCGGGCATGCGTACGCCGCTTCGGGGACCCACACGTCGGTCGCCGGTGCGCGCGTGGTGGTGCATCGGGAAGGGCAGGTCCTCCTGTCGAAGACCATCTCGGTCTACGGGGATCGCACGCTGGACCGGGGAGGGCATCCCACCGAGCCATCGTTCTACCAGCGGATCCCCCTCATTTACGAGCGAGCTGCCTGGCACCCCGAGGTGAACCCCATCGGCGTCGATCCACGCCAGGGGGTGCCGAACCTGGTTCACGCGACCGACCCCTCGATCCCAGCATGTTTCGGCCCCCTGGCCCGGCACTGGCCTGTGCGCCGGAGGCTCCTCGGCAACCTCGACCCTCGCCAGCTCGACGGGACTCGGCTCGAGTTCCCACAGGGGTTCATGTGGGAGTACTACCAGGTCGCCCCTCCGGACCAGCGGCTCGACTTCTTGCACGGAACCGAGGGGATCTTGCTCGGCGGCATGCACCCCACCTTGCCCATGGTCCGCAGCCGCCTGCCCGGGGTTCGCGCAGTGGCCTGCGTCTACCCGGACCGAGATCGCGACGGTGAGAGGTTGCCCCTCTGGGCGGACACCATGCTCATCGACACCGATCGGCAGACTTGCTCTCTGGTGTGGCGCGGCAACTTCGCCGTGACCGACGAGGCTGCGCTGCGAACGGCGCGCGTCCGTGTCGGCGTCGAGCTCCCCGATCGGCCCGTGACCTTCCCGGGTGAGCTCGGGATTCCGCGGTCCTACACGTCGTTTCCCGAGCCCCATGTCGCTCCCGAGGCCGAGGGGGGCCCCAGCGAGCAGGAGCAAGCCGAGTACCAGGTCGCAGACGGGGTTGGGGCCCAGGACGGGCACCAGGACCAGAGGCAAGCCGAGTACCAGCTCGACGAGTACCCAGCGCAAGGGCACCTCCAGGAACAGGGGGAGGAGCTCGAGGCGGTAGAGCTGGCGGAGGTCGAGCCCGAGCAGGACATCGAAGAGCTGAACGCCGATGCGCTGGAGGCGGTCGATGACGAGGCGGTCGATGACGAGGCGGTCGAGTTGCTCGAGGAGGCCACCATCGAACCCGCCGAGGAGGCCCCCGTGGAGCCCCAGGGGACCCTGGGCGACACGGCTTTCACCCAGGACCCAGAAGCGAGGGGAGACGAGGAGAGCGACGAAGACGTCGTCGCGACCCAGGGCGTGGGTTTCCGCGCGCCGCCGCACCTCGCCCCCGTGGCCCCACAGTTCCCATACTCCGTCCACGGTGATACACCATTGCCACCCGTCCTGCCTCCGCCCGTCATTGAGCTGCCGGCTGGAGCGACCTTCCCGGAGCCTGCGCCAGACGCAGGCGAGGACGACGAGGACGCGATCGTGACCCCGCGTGGGAACAATCCGGCGCCCGCTCGATAG
- a CDS encoding tetratricopeptide repeat protein, which translates to MEPGGRWPQGVGHPVTRASRALARPALALLLLLVSAGCAARGLDPAASAADEAAYRDTLARSARLWQRAESLRAQDQAASVELFELDEVAAAASPTRPLLKKRRRVLRAEAVARRTEAIVAYRALVDAPDLRDAPERSRALFALAHSLQDAGKAEEARNRYRQLLEEHPEAKATPEAYLELANLAYAEGDLDEAVWRCDGSLRRSTKPSLRKRALYLKAWSLKGLGRKHHRAAMEALRELVRMRPSDPRSLEAQLEDAAASELVTLYTDHGDPDEAASFFAAAGPRGAKLLQEARARGLGTGRRLERLERKIY; encoded by the coding sequence GTGGAACCGGGGGGTCGCTGGCCGCAGGGTGTGGGCCATCCAGTCACGAGGGCCAGCCGCGCTCTCGCTCGCCCCGCGCTCGCATTGCTGCTCCTGCTCGTCTCGGCCGGGTGTGCAGCGAGGGGGCTCGACCCGGCTGCCTCGGCTGCTGACGAGGCCGCATACCGAGACACGCTCGCGCGCTCGGCGCGGCTATGGCAGCGAGCCGAATCGCTTCGGGCACAGGACCAGGCGGCGTCCGTCGAACTCTTCGAGCTCGACGAGGTAGCGGCCGCCGCCTCGCCCACCCGACCTCTGCTGAAAAAACGGCGCCGTGTGCTCCGGGCTGAAGCCGTCGCCAGGCGCACGGAGGCCATCGTCGCCTACCGCGCCCTGGTCGACGCTCCAGACCTGCGGGACGCGCCCGAGCGCTCCCGAGCGCTCTTCGCCCTCGCCCATTCCCTGCAGGACGCTGGCAAAGCAGAGGAAGCCAGGAACCGCTACCGGCAGCTCCTCGAAGAGCATCCCGAAGCGAAAGCCACGCCAGAGGCTTACCTGGAGCTGGCCAACCTCGCCTATGCCGAGGGTGATCTGGATGAAGCGGTGTGGCGATGCGATGGCAGCCTCCGCCGCTCCACGAAGCCCAGCCTGCGCAAGCGCGCTCTCTACCTGAAGGCGTGGAGCCTGAAGGGCCTCGGTCGCAAGCACCACCGCGCCGCCATGGAAGCCCTGCGCGAGCTGGTGCGCATGCGCCCCTCCGATCCACGCTCTCTCGAGGCCCAGCTCGAAGACGCCGCTGCGAGTGAGCTGGTCACCCTCTACACGGATCACGGCGATCCCGACGAGGCAGCCAGCTTCTTCGCTGCCGCCGGTCCTCGTGGGGCCAAGCTCCTGCAGGAAGCGCGCGCCCGCGGCCTCGGGACGGGGCGGCGGCTCGAGCGACTCGAGCGCAAGATCTACTGA
- a CDS encoding nucleotidyltransferase domain-containing protein — MRETSSPIEQLQTKTGREWPNLARARQRSNETHTRLGELLRDQDPSDTSIVVFGSLARGEYTSGSDLDWTLLIDGQADEAHYAQVQAISRILQENTYQEPGPTGVFGNFAFSHPILHQIGGQDDTNKNTTQRILLLLESLAIGKQDAHERVLRLVLSRYIDDDRGIRFSGNKKFLVPQVLLNDIVRYWRTVTVDFVSKQRERANGWALRNAKLRMSRKLIFVSGLLTCFSFVLFGQDEQLTDMQGRALPPALLRVLRARLRRTPLENLAEALLRPAVTAETGRILFDAYDKFLGVLEDKEKRTQLKRLPLDDNLGKDPLFREVMQLGRSFQEGLDRLFFKEDEILFQLIKAHGVF, encoded by the coding sequence ATGCGAGAAACCAGCTCCCCCATCGAACAGCTTCAAACGAAGACCGGCCGGGAGTGGCCCAACCTCGCGCGGGCGCGCCAGCGTTCCAACGAGACCCATACCCGCCTCGGTGAGCTGCTCCGTGATCAGGATCCGAGCGATACCAGCATCGTGGTGTTCGGCTCGCTCGCGCGAGGCGAGTACACGTCCGGGAGCGATCTCGACTGGACGCTCCTCATCGACGGACAGGCCGACGAAGCCCATTACGCTCAGGTCCAGGCCATCTCCAGGATCCTCCAGGAAAACACGTACCAGGAGCCGGGCCCCACGGGCGTGTTCGGCAACTTCGCGTTCAGTCATCCCATCCTCCACCAGATCGGCGGACAGGACGACACGAACAAGAACACCACCCAGCGGATCCTTCTCCTGCTCGAGTCCCTCGCCATCGGCAAGCAAGATGCTCACGAGCGCGTCTTGCGGCTGGTCCTGTCGCGCTACATCGATGACGATCGCGGCATCCGCTTCTCTGGCAACAAGAAGTTCCTCGTTCCCCAGGTGCTCCTCAACGACATCGTGCGGTACTGGCGCACGGTCACCGTCGATTTCGTCTCCAAGCAGCGCGAACGGGCGAATGGCTGGGCCCTGCGGAATGCGAAGCTGCGCATGTCCCGCAAGCTCATCTTCGTCAGCGGGCTGCTCACCTGCTTCAGCTTCGTGCTCTTCGGCCAGGACGAGCAGCTCACCGACATGCAAGGGAGAGCGCTCCCGCCTGCGCTCCTCCGCGTGCTCCGGGCTCGCCTCCGTCGCACGCCCCTCGAGAACCTCGCCGAAGCGCTGCTCCGGCCGGCGGTGACAGCGGAGACGGGTCGGATCCTCTTCGACGCCTATGACAAGTTTCTGGGCGTGCTCGAAGACAAGGAGAAGCGCACCCAGCTGAAGAGGCTGCCGCTGGACGACAACCTGGGCAAGGATCCGCTGTTCAGAGAGGTCATGCAGCTCGGGCGCAGCTTCCAGGAGGGGCTCGATCGGCTGTTCTTCAAGGAAGACGAGATCCTCTTTCAGCTCATCAAGGCGCACGGGGTCTTCTGA